In Thermococcus zilligii AN1, a genomic segment contains:
- a CDS encoding NAD(P)/FAD-dependent oxidoreductase — MKVVIVGNGPGGVELAKNLSGEFEVTVIEKEELPHYSKPMLSHYIAGFLPEEKLFPYSLEWYDRRGIELRLGTSALFIDRARRVLATSRGEFPYDVLVLATGARAAEPAVPGKEHLLTLRTLDDARRIKERLEEEGEIVILGGGFIALELAGNVAKAGYRVKLVHRKRNLLGLDEELSERIRKELEGIGVEFHLEASVLSASEDGLNTDRGYVPGRLKVCAFGIVPNIELALRSGIQTGRGILIDDRFRTSAEGVYAIGDCAEYNGMILGTARAAAEQARVLAGLLKGESASYDFFGSTVFKFADLSLAIIGRTDGEGKWLDGETRVFYRGDKPVGAVVFGDLRKALRLEKEIREAVNSSEDPSG; from the coding sequence ATGAAGGTCGTCATCGTTGGCAACGGGCCCGGAGGGGTTGAGCTCGCCAAAAACCTCTCCGGGGAGTTTGAGGTCACGGTAATCGAGAAGGAGGAGCTGCCGCACTATTCCAAGCCAATGCTTAGCCACTACATAGCCGGCTTCCTGCCGGAGGAGAAGCTGTTCCCATATTCTCTGGAATGGTACGACAGGCGGGGGATTGAACTGCGCCTTGGAACCAGTGCCCTCTTCATAGACAGGGCAAGGAGGGTTCTCGCAACTTCAAGGGGCGAGTTCCCCTACGACGTCCTGGTTCTGGCGACGGGCGCGAGGGCGGCGGAACCTGCTGTCCCCGGAAAGGAGCATTTACTAACCCTCAGGACCCTCGACGATGCGAGGAGGATAAAGGAGAGACTTGAGGAAGAGGGAGAGATTGTAATCCTCGGCGGTGGCTTCATAGCCCTCGAGCTTGCGGGCAACGTTGCAAAGGCAGGCTACAGGGTTAAGCTCGTGCACAGGAAGAGAAACCTCCTCGGGCTCGATGAGGAGCTCAGCGAGAGAATAAGAAAAGAACTCGAGGGGATCGGCGTTGAATTCCACCTTGAGGCCAGCGTTCTGAGCGCCAGCGAGGACGGCCTTAACACGGACAGGGGCTACGTCCCGGGACGGCTCAAGGTCTGCGCCTTCGGGATAGTCCCCAACATCGAGCTGGCCCTCAGGAGCGGGATTCAGACAGGGAGGGGGATTCTCATAGACGACCGCTTCAGAACCTCCGCGGAGGGGGTTTACGCAATAGGGGACTGCGCGGAATACAATGGCATGATTTTAGGAACCGCACGGGCGGCGGCGGAGCAGGCAAGGGTGCTGGCCGGCCTTCTAAAGGGCGAGAGTGCGAGCTACGACTTCTTCGGCTCAACAGTCTTTAAGTTCGCGGACTTAAGCCTGGCAATCATCGGGAGAACGGACGGCGAGGGAAAATGGCTCGACGGCGAAACCAGGGTCTTCTACAGGGGGGATAAGCCGGTCGGTGCCGTTGTGTTTGGGGACCTCAGGAAGGCCCTCAGGCTCGAAAAGGAAATCAGGGAAGCCGTGAACTCGTCTGAAGACCCCTCAGGGTGA
- a CDS encoding FprA family A-type flavoprotein, with translation MPQVRVEKVCSAPEVHIIRIDDDRIKYFEATWDIPEGITYNAYLMRLKDAVVLFDTAKGDYTDLFMEALRKLVDPREITHIIVHHTEPDHSGALPKVLEENGYRAQIIGTAFARNLLQGFYGGKVVENFRVVNDGEEMQIGGKTFRFIAVPWLHWPDTMITYVVEDKLIFSCDAGGGYGIPETIDDSDGKVVEEYLPHVTKYIVTVIGHYHKYIVQNIKKLKELGIVESAKMILPGHGLVWRKNPMRIFEHYERVGAGIPTKDKVLVIYDSMYGFVERRMEIVIDELKKLDKKPVVYRFTDKEAPAVSDILGEVPDSEALIIGVSTYEADIHPRMRYVLYEILDKANYEKPVLIVGAFGWGGVAGKKIEGLITTSKFDLVDTVESRGMPAKEDEEKLREGVRKLISWTG, from the coding sequence ATGCCGCAGGTGCGAGTTGAAAAGGTGTGCTCAGCTCCGGAGGTACACATAATAAGGATTGATGACGACCGGATAAAGTACTTCGAGGCGACCTGGGACATCCCTGAGGGCATAACCTACAACGCCTACCTTATGAGGCTGAAGGACGCGGTTGTGCTCTTCGATACAGCCAAAGGGGACTATACCGACCTCTTCATGGAGGCGTTGAGAAAGCTCGTTGACCCGAGGGAGATAACGCACATAATAGTCCACCACACGGAGCCCGACCACAGCGGGGCACTGCCGAAGGTTCTTGAGGAGAACGGTTACAGGGCTCAGATAATAGGCACGGCCTTCGCGAGGAACCTCCTCCAGGGGTTCTATGGGGGGAAGGTCGTTGAGAACTTCAGGGTCGTCAATGATGGGGAAGAGATGCAGATCGGGGGCAAAACCTTCCGTTTCATAGCCGTCCCCTGGCTCCACTGGCCGGACACGATGATAACATACGTGGTTGAAGATAAGCTCATCTTCTCCTGCGACGCGGGCGGCGGCTACGGGATTCCGGAGACGATAGACGACAGCGACGGGAAAGTTGTTGAGGAGTACCTGCCACACGTCACCAAGTACATAGTTACGGTCATCGGCCACTACCACAAGTACATCGTCCAGAACATAAAGAAGCTCAAGGAGCTTGGCATCGTCGAAAGCGCTAAGATGATACTCCCTGGCCACGGACTCGTGTGGAGAAAGAACCCGATGAGGATTTTCGAGCACTACGAGCGCGTTGGCGCTGGAATTCCCACGAAGGACAAAGTTTTAGTAATCTACGACTCGATGTACGGCTTCGTTGAGAGGAGGATGGAGATAGTTATCGACGAGCTGAAGAAGCTCGACAAGAAGCCCGTAGTTTACCGCTTCACTGACAAGGAGGCCCCGGCTGTGAGCGACATCCTCGGCGAGGTTCCAGACAGCGAGGCCCTGATAATCGGGGTCTCAACTTACGAAGCCGACATCCACCCGCGCATGCGTTATGTCCTCTACGAGATACTCGACAAGGCCAACTACGAGAAGCCAGTCCTCATCGTCGGCGCCTTCGGCTGGGGCGGCGTCGCTGGCAAGAAGATAGAGGGCCTCATAACAACGAGCAAGTTCGACCTCGTTGACACCGTCGAGAGCAGGGGAATGCCTGCCAAAGAAGACGAGGAAAAGCTCCGCGAAGGCGTTAGGAAGCTGATAAGCTGGACAGGCTAA
- a CDS encoding pyrimidine dimer DNA glycosylase/endonuclease V, with the protein MRLWSIHPKYLDTKGLLALWREGLLAKKVLEGKTRGYKNHPQLERFKKSEDPIAYINAYLYEVLLEAKRRGYNFDESKIDKVKIDGKLTVTDEQIAYEFQHLLKKLKSRDRRKYEEIKNTKEIEPHPIFEVIKGKIEPWEKI; encoded by the coding sequence ATGCGTTTGTGGTCGATTCATCCGAAGTATTTAGACACAAAAGGTCTGCTTGCCCTCTGGCGCGAAGGTTTGCTGGCTAAAAAAGTACTGGAAGGAAAAACCAGAGGCTACAAAAATCACCCCCAGCTTGAGAGATTTAAAAAATCAGAAGATCCGATCGCTTACATAAACGCATATCTTTACGAAGTTTTGCTTGAAGCAAAAAGAAGAGGTTACAATTTTGATGAAAGCAAAATTGATAAAGTGAAGATTGACGGTAAACTGACGGTTACGGACGAGCAGATTGCCTATGAGTTTCAGCACCTGCTAAAAAAGTTGAAATCCAGGGATAGGAGGAAATACGAAGAAATAAAGAACACCAAAGAAATCGAGCCTCATCCCATATTTGAGGTGATAAAAGGGAAAATCGAACCCTGGGAAAAAATCTAA
- a CDS encoding 2-oxoacid ferredoxin oxidoreductase subunit beta: MLPSENKNTTEAPGYFLTHFLLFIAVFEVPPTETVVCSYHLYVNPLALAVALKASFVARTFMGYFRESVEIIKKAIQHKGLAFYIFWVIFINPWQIIFLRCSK; encoded by the coding sequence ATGCTCCCGTCGGAAAACAAAAATACAACTGAAGCCCCAGGTTATTTCTTGACCCATTTTTTACTTTTCATAGCTGTATTCGAAGTGCCTCCTACTGAAACTGTTGTTTGTTCTTACCACCTCTACGTCAACCCTCTCGCGCTTGCAGTGGCTTTAAAAGCTTCGTTCGTGGCGAGAACATTCATGGGCTACTTCAGGGAGAGCGTGGAGATAATTAAGAAAGCAATCCAGCACAAAGGGCTCGCTTTCTATATTTTTTGGGTAATATTTATAAACCCATGGCAAATAATATTCTTGAGGTGTTCAAAATGA
- a CDS encoding iron ABC transporter substrate-binding protein, whose translation MKKLLCLFLILTVFASGCIGSTNTGDPGKETVTVTDSLGRTVEVPAKVTKVVAAGPGALRLIVYLNASDMVCGVEDLEKSSSYGRPYIMAHPELKDLPSIGPGGPGKLPNEEALINLKPDVIFMTYVDVKTADDIQEKTGIPVVVLSYGALGTFEDEELFKSLELAGKILGKEKRAKEVINFIKSLRDDLSKRTEGVEPKRAYVGGIGYRGSHGIESTKGVYPPFVAVRAHNVASELGEGHYFIDKEKLLEWQPDYIFIDEGGLNLVLDDYRKNPDFYSSLNAVKNGNVYGLLPFNHYATNIDTALADAYYIGKVLYPERFSDVDPERKADEIYTFLVGKPVYRGMAGQFGGFGKINLANGTVNYSSP comes from the coding sequence ATGAAAAAGTTACTCTGCCTTTTCCTCATTCTGACAGTATTCGCCAGCGGTTGCATAGGGAGCACGAACACGGGGGACCCCGGTAAGGAAACAGTGACCGTCACTGACTCCCTGGGGAGAACGGTCGAGGTGCCGGCGAAGGTCACTAAGGTTGTAGCCGCCGGCCCGGGTGCGCTGAGGCTCATCGTCTACCTCAACGCGAGCGATATGGTGTGTGGCGTTGAAGACCTCGAGAAGTCCTCCTCCTACGGCAGGCCCTACATCATGGCCCATCCGGAACTCAAGGATCTCCCCAGCATAGGCCCCGGCGGGCCCGGGAAACTTCCAAACGAGGAGGCCCTGATAAACCTCAAGCCCGACGTGATATTCATGACCTACGTCGATGTGAAGACGGCGGACGATATACAGGAGAAGACCGGGATTCCGGTGGTTGTTCTCAGCTACGGTGCCCTTGGAACCTTCGAAGATGAGGAGCTCTTCAAGTCCCTTGAGCTCGCTGGAAAGATACTCGGAAAGGAAAAGCGGGCGAAGGAAGTCATAAACTTCATCAAATCCCTCCGAGACGACCTTTCAAAGCGCACTGAAGGAGTGGAACCAAAGAGGGCCTACGTCGGCGGGATAGGCTACAGGGGTTCCCACGGTATAGAGAGCACCAAGGGGGTGTATCCTCCCTTCGTAGCTGTTAGGGCCCACAACGTCGCCAGCGAACTCGGCGAAGGGCACTACTTCATAGACAAGGAGAAGCTCCTCGAGTGGCAGCCTGACTACATCTTCATCGACGAGGGCGGGCTGAACCTCGTTCTCGACGACTACAGGAAGAACCCCGACTTTTACAGCTCGCTCAATGCTGTGAAGAACGGCAACGTCTACGGGTTACTCCCCTTCAACCACTACGCCACCAACATAGACACCGCGCTGGCGGATGCCTACTACATCGGGAAGGTCCTCTATCCCGAGCGCTTCAGCGACGTTGATCCGGAGAGGAAGGCCGACGAGATATACACTTTCCTCGTCGGGAAGCCAGTTTACAGGGGGATGGCCGGGCAGTTCGGCGGCTTCGGGAAGATAAACCTCGCGAACGGAACCGTTAACTACTCCTCACCGTGA
- a CDS encoding FmdE family protein, with amino-acid sequence MPTLNRLVEERDLEGILEYAREFHGHVCPYLALGVRASLLAMEELGVGRLDYSGSVDESILAIVEVNSCFTDGVQVTTGCTLGNNSLVYFDLGKTALTLVKRSTWEGVRVYADAEKLAKYYPPGARELFNKVIRERRGTPEERAKLRELWEEIGHRMLHLPREEFKVERVKVPPIEQAPIFNSVRCSKCGELVMETRAVYIDGKPFCLRCAGEKYLGVVGRGIVELGGR; translated from the coding sequence ATGCCCACCCTTAACAGGCTCGTCGAAGAAAGAGACCTCGAGGGCATCCTCGAGTACGCGAGGGAGTTCCACGGGCACGTCTGCCCCTACCTCGCGCTCGGGGTGAGGGCCTCCCTCCTGGCGATGGAAGAACTCGGCGTCGGGAGGCTCGACTACTCGGGAAGCGTTGACGAGAGCATCCTGGCCATAGTTGAAGTTAACAGCTGCTTCACCGATGGCGTGCAGGTCACCACGGGCTGCACCCTCGGGAACAACTCGCTGGTTTACTTTGACCTCGGAAAGACAGCCCTGACGCTCGTGAAGCGCTCTACCTGGGAGGGGGTGAGGGTCTACGCCGACGCCGAAAAGCTGGCCAAATACTATCCTCCGGGGGCGAGGGAGCTCTTCAACAAAGTTATCAGGGAAAGGAGGGGAACCCCGGAGGAGAGGGCAAAGCTCAGGGAGCTCTGGGAGGAAATAGGGCACAGAATGCTCCACTTACCAAGGGAGGAGTTCAAGGTCGAGCGCGTTAAAGTGCCGCCTATAGAGCAGGCGCCCATATTCAACAGCGTGCGCTGCTCGAAGTGCGGTGAACTCGTCATGGAGACGAGGGCCGTTTACATTGACGGAAAGCCCTTCTGCCTCCGCTGTGCCGGGGAAAAGTACCTCGGCGTTGTCGGCAGGGGAATAGTCGAACTCGGGGGGAGGTGA
- a CDS encoding FecCD family ABC transporter permease, which translates to MDYEKYVARKFFIGILLLLFIILVSLYSLSQGSYSLSFREVLDALRGKGSEGALLVIWKVRMPRIVAGLLVGSSLAVAGAVTQGFLRNPIASPFTMGVSHGAMFGASLAILLGAGYSTSSGKVFLNNPYLVVLFAFIGAITAVGVILFLAGLKGLSPEAIILAGVAMSSLFTALTTFVQYIANELQLAAMVYWSFGDLGRATWRENAIMLAVFIPVFVYFVIKGWDLNASASGDEVAKSVGVEVERVRLISTLLAALITAVGVAFVGVIGFVGLIAPHTMRLIAGGDYRFLIPLSALAGALLLVTADTVARLIVAPMVLPVGVVMSFLGAPVFLYLLIRMEGRRE; encoded by the coding sequence ATGGACTACGAGAAGTACGTTGCCAGAAAGTTTTTCATTGGCATCCTCCTTCTCCTTTTTATTATCCTGGTCAGCCTCTACTCCCTCTCCCAAGGCTCCTACTCCCTCTCCTTCCGGGAGGTGCTCGATGCCCTCCGTGGAAAGGGGAGCGAGGGTGCCCTCCTCGTCATCTGGAAGGTCCGCATGCCGCGCATAGTGGCAGGCCTTTTAGTTGGCTCTTCCCTCGCCGTTGCCGGTGCCGTTACGCAGGGTTTCCTTAGGAACCCCATTGCCTCGCCCTTCACGATGGGCGTTTCGCACGGGGCCATGTTCGGCGCTTCCCTTGCGATACTCCTCGGTGCCGGCTACTCCACGAGCTCGGGGAAGGTATTCCTCAACAACCCCTACTTAGTGGTGCTCTTCGCCTTCATCGGCGCGATAACAGCTGTCGGGGTAATCCTGTTCTTAGCAGGGCTCAAAGGCCTGTCCCCTGAGGCCATAATCCTCGCGGGAGTTGCCATGAGCTCCCTCTTCACCGCGCTTACCACCTTCGTCCAGTATATTGCCAACGAGCTTCAGCTGGCAGCCATGGTCTACTGGAGCTTCGGCGACCTCGGAAGAGCGACCTGGAGGGAGAACGCCATAATGCTTGCCGTGTTCATCCCGGTCTTCGTTTACTTCGTCATAAAGGGGTGGGACCTGAACGCCTCAGCCTCAGGAGACGAGGTGGCGAAGAGCGTCGGCGTTGAGGTCGAGAGGGTTCGACTGATATCCACGTTACTCGCGGCGCTGATAACTGCCGTCGGCGTTGCTTTTGTCGGAGTTATCGGCTTTGTCGGCCTTATAGCGCCGCACACCATGAGGCTCATCGCCGGGGGTGACTACCGCTTCCTGATACCGCTCTCGGCCCTCGCGGGTGCGCTCCTGCTCGTGACGGCCGATACCGTTGCCAGACTGATAGTGGCCCCAATGGTGCTTCCGGTCGGGGTTGTGATGTCTTTCTTAGGGGCACCGGTGTTCCTCTACCTGCTCATCAGGATGGAGGGGAGGAGAGAATGA
- a CDS encoding ferritin-like domain-containing protein, producing the protein MEVTDREVFEIAVNAEIKAKEAYEKLASITRSDIIRDELLFLAREENRHREIVEKMAERFQSEEGTPRKIEVSTMGEFKVIAEKMAEAIKKPTLNLDEVYEIAMEAEKVSERLYRELAGYAANEKTRVILNMLADMEANHYAILKKQYDYLTRYPELYKEEFYDQLMKDINFNF; encoded by the coding sequence GTGGAAGTAACCGACAGGGAGGTTTTTGAGATAGCGGTTAACGCAGAAATAAAGGCCAAAGAGGCCTACGAAAAGCTGGCTTCTATAACCAGGAGTGACATCATACGGGACGAACTGCTCTTCCTGGCAAGGGAGGAGAACAGGCACCGCGAGATAGTAGAAAAGATGGCCGAGAGATTCCAGAGCGAAGAAGGGACTCCGCGGAAGATAGAGGTCAGCACAATGGGTGAGTTCAAGGTCATAGCGGAGAAAATGGCCGAAGCGATAAAGAAACCCACCCTAAACCTTGACGAGGTCTACGAAATAGCCATGGAGGCCGAGAAGGTCAGCGAAAGGCTCTACAGGGAGCTGGCCGGCTACGCTGCCAACGAGAAGACCAGGGTTATCCTCAACATGCTCGCCGACATGGAGGCCAACCACTACGCCATCCTCAAAAAGCAGTATGATTACCTAACCCGCTACCCCGAGCTCTACAAGGAGGAGTTCTACGACCAGCTCATGAAGGACATAAACTTCAACTTCTGA
- a CDS encoding thiamine pyrophosphate-dependent enzyme, whose translation MNVQLPTGRELFESKRPGSADIAWCPGCGNFGIRNILISALAELGLKPNQVAIISGIGQAAKMPHYINANGYHTLHGRAIPIATGVKASNPELTVIAEGGDGDMYAEGGNHLLHAIRRNPDITVLIHDNQVYGLTKGQASPTTMKGMKTPTQPWGVFEEPFNPVALAVALNASFVARTFMGYFRESVEIIKKAIQHKGLAIVDILHPCVSFNKVNTYTWYREHTYWMDDHDPYDREAAFKRALESDPLPLGIFYINERPTFEEMVPAYWKDRTPLWKREPKLELVKKFFEARKL comes from the coding sequence ATGAACGTCCAGCTTCCCACTGGGAGGGAGCTCTTCGAGTCAAAGAGACCGGGGAGCGCGGACATAGCCTGGTGCCCGGGCTGCGGAAACTTCGGCATAAGGAACATACTCATCTCTGCCCTGGCTGAACTCGGCTTAAAACCTAACCAGGTCGCGATAATCAGCGGAATTGGGCAAGCAGCAAAGATGCCCCACTACATCAACGCCAACGGTTACCACACGCTCCACGGTAGGGCGATACCCATAGCGACTGGCGTTAAGGCCTCAAACCCGGAGCTTACCGTCATAGCGGAAGGCGGAGATGGGGATATGTACGCCGAGGGCGGGAACCACCTGCTGCACGCGATAAGGAGGAACCCGGACATAACGGTTTTGATCCACGACAACCAGGTTTACGGCCTCACCAAGGGGCAGGCATCGCCGACGACGATGAAGGGAATGAAAACTCCGACACAGCCCTGGGGCGTCTTTGAGGAGCCCTTCAACCCTGTCGCGCTTGCGGTGGCTTTGAACGCCTCTTTCGTGGCGAGGACGTTCATGGGCTACTTCAGGGAGAGCGTGGAGATAATCAAGAAAGCAATCCAGCACAAAGGGCTCGCGATAGTTGACATCCTGCACCCGTGCGTCAGCTTCAACAAGGTGAACACCTACACGTGGTACAGGGAGCACACCTACTGGATGGACGACCATGACCCCTACGACAGGGAAGCGGCGTTTAAACGCGCCCTTGAGAGCGACCCGCTCCCGCTGGGGATATTCTACATAAACGAGAGGCCAACCTTCGAGGAGATGGTTCCGGCCTACTGGAAGGACAGGACGCCGCTCTGGAAGCGTGAGCCGAAGCTTGAGCTGGTGAAGAAGTTCTTCGAGGCCAGGAAGCTCTGA
- a CDS encoding ABC transporter ATP-binding protein: protein MKAIKIENLSFSYNGTGILQGINLEVEEGEFVAILGPNGAGKSTLLRCIAGILRCRGIEVFGKPVERYSRNELAKIIAYVPQRTEPGFMTVFDTVLLGRRPYMGLRPSKDDLEATRRALERTGIAGLALKTTNKLSGGELQKVSIARALAQEPRILMMDEPTNNLDIRSQLEVMRFARDFSMEGGTSVLVMHDVNLALRFARRFVFMKNGRIVADGGREILKPSLFREVYGVDVVIEEIGGTPVVVPL, encoded by the coding sequence ATGAAGGCCATAAAGATCGAAAACCTCAGCTTTTCCTACAACGGCACCGGGATACTCCAGGGGATAAACCTTGAGGTCGAGGAGGGCGAGTTCGTTGCCATCCTCGGCCCGAACGGGGCAGGAAAGAGCACCCTCCTCAGGTGCATCGCGGGGATTCTGAGGTGCAGAGGCATAGAGGTCTTTGGAAAACCCGTGGAGAGGTATTCCAGGAACGAGTTAGCTAAAATAATTGCCTACGTGCCCCAGAGGACAGAACCGGGCTTCATGACGGTTTTCGACACCGTTCTCCTCGGGAGGAGGCCCTACATGGGGCTGAGGCCGTCGAAGGACGACCTCGAGGCCACCAGAAGGGCGCTGGAAAGAACAGGGATAGCCGGCCTTGCCCTGAAAACAACCAACAAACTGAGCGGCGGTGAGCTACAGAAGGTGAGCATTGCCCGGGCGCTGGCCCAGGAACCGAGGATCCTAATGATGGACGAGCCGACGAACAACCTCGACATAAGGAGCCAGCTTGAAGTTATGCGCTTCGCGAGGGATTTCTCCATGGAGGGCGGGACGAGCGTTCTGGTGATGCACGACGTCAACCTTGCCCTCCGCTTTGCCAGGCGGTTTGTTTTCATGAAAAACGGCAGAATAGTGGCGGACGGCGGAAGGGAGATACTGAAGCCCTCCCTCTTCCGGGAGGTTTACGGGGTTGACGTTGTAATAGAAGAAATAGGGGGAACCCCCGTTGTCGTGCCCCTTTAG
- a CDS encoding thioredoxin family protein — protein sequence MDELEMIRRRKMLELMKRAGMIEGNKEPKVVIEVITSPGCPYCPIAWAMAQELERKYDGVIARELSVATPEGRRKAMEHNIMGTPTILINNRVEFIGLPNFAEFERKVRELLSDNRKP from the coding sequence ATGGACGAGCTGGAGATGATAAGGCGCAGGAAGATGCTCGAACTGATGAAGAGGGCGGGAATGATTGAGGGGAACAAAGAGCCAAAGGTCGTCATAGAGGTCATAACCTCTCCCGGCTGTCCCTACTGCCCGATAGCGTGGGCGATGGCCCAGGAGCTTGAGAGGAAGTACGACGGCGTAATCGCGAGGGAGCTGAGCGTCGCGACTCCGGAGGGCAGGAGGAAGGCCATGGAGCACAACATCATGGGCACCCCAACGATACTGATAAACAACCGCGTGGAGTTCATAGGCCTCCCGAACTTTGCGGAGTTTGAGAGGAAGGTCAGAGAACTGCTAAGCGACAATAGAAAACCTTAG
- a CDS encoding 2-oxoacid:acceptor oxidoreductase subunit alpha codes for MAEFREEVSIVLGGAAGQGVQTVEEILTYALKKSGYHVYANKEYMSRVRGGINTTEIRVSSRRVRAFVKRIDILVPFNRGTLSWVEDRLSEGTVVLGEKENIEEAFLGKINLVEVPLTKMAMEVGSQLYLNTIAAGLIVGLFHGDFSAVEEYVRKRFGSKDENVVKKNVEAAEKGYELGVKLCEEGAIRVEISRDEKVKDEVLLTGTEAVGTGALAGGMNFLSFYPMSPSTGVSTFAAQHAEEFGIVVEQVEDEIAAINMALGAWFAGARAMVSTSGGGFALMSEAISLAGMAENPVVIHLAQRPGPATGLPTRTLQGDLNLVLYAGHGDFPRIILAPGSLEEAFYLTAEAFNLADRYQVPVIILTDQYFVDTYYNLPAPDVGKVRFERHIVEAKPGYRRYELTEDGISPRAIPGYGEEVVIGNGNEHDEWGDITEDAELTIKMQEKRAIRKLETIKRNAPLPKLIGNENAEYLVVSWGSTFHVVEEALEKLGSGKVAHLHFSWVYPLNPEVRRFFEGRKVIVVENNVTGQFADLLWKELGVKANHRVLKYDGRPFSVEEVLEALKGVVE; via the coding sequence ATGGCGGAGTTTAGGGAAGAAGTCTCGATAGTCCTGGGCGGGGCGGCCGGACAGGGCGTGCAGACGGTCGAGGAGATACTCACGTACGCACTCAAGAAGTCCGGCTACCACGTCTATGCAAACAAGGAGTACATGTCCCGCGTCAGGGGGGGCATTAACACCACCGAAATAAGGGTCTCATCAAGGCGCGTCAGGGCCTTTGTGAAGAGGATAGACATCCTCGTGCCCTTCAACAGGGGCACCCTAAGCTGGGTAGAGGACAGGTTGAGCGAAGGCACCGTTGTCCTTGGAGAGAAGGAGAACATCGAGGAGGCCTTTTTAGGGAAAATAAACCTCGTCGAGGTTCCGCTTACGAAGATGGCCATGGAGGTTGGAAGCCAGCTCTACCTCAACACGATCGCGGCTGGCCTGATAGTGGGCCTCTTCCACGGCGATTTCAGCGCCGTCGAGGAGTACGTAAGGAAGCGCTTCGGGAGCAAAGATGAAAACGTCGTGAAGAAGAACGTTGAGGCCGCTGAGAAGGGTTACGAGCTTGGGGTTAAGCTCTGCGAGGAAGGGGCAATAAGGGTCGAAATCTCAAGGGACGAGAAGGTTAAGGACGAGGTTCTCCTGACCGGGACGGAGGCCGTGGGAACAGGGGCTCTGGCCGGGGGCATGAACTTCCTGAGCTTCTATCCAATGAGCCCGTCAACGGGCGTTTCCACCTTCGCGGCCCAGCACGCTGAAGAGTTCGGGATAGTCGTTGAACAGGTCGAGGACGAGATAGCGGCGATAAACATGGCCCTTGGGGCCTGGTTCGCGGGGGCGAGGGCAATGGTGAGCACCTCTGGCGGCGGCTTCGCCCTCATGAGCGAGGCGATAAGCTTGGCTGGAATGGCCGAGAACCCGGTAGTAATCCATCTCGCCCAGAGGCCAGGGCCCGCAACTGGTTTGCCGACGAGAACCCTGCAGGGCGACCTTAACCTCGTCCTCTACGCCGGCCACGGCGACTTCCCGAGGATAATCCTCGCCCCGGGAAGCCTTGAGGAGGCGTTCTACCTTACCGCGGAGGCCTTCAACCTGGCCGACAGGTACCAGGTGCCTGTTATAATCCTCACCGACCAGTACTTCGTGGACACCTACTACAACCTGCCAGCGCCGGATGTGGGAAAGGTCAGGTTCGAGCGCCACATAGTTGAAGCGAAGCCTGGCTATAGGAGATACGAGCTGACCGAGGACGGAATTTCCCCGAGGGCCATCCCCGGCTATGGGGAGGAGGTAGTAATAGGCAACGGAAACGAGCACGACGAGTGGGGGGACATAACGGAGGACGCTGAGCTGACAATAAAGATGCAGGAGAAGAGGGCGATAAGGAAGCTCGAAACAATAAAGAGGAACGCCCCGCTTCCGAAGCTCATTGGAAATGAAAACGCGGAGTACCTCGTGGTCAGCTGGGGCTCAACCTTCCACGTCGTGGAGGAGGCCCTCGAGAAGCTCGGGAGCGGGAAAGTGGCACACTTACACTTCAGCTGGGTCTACCCGCTCAACCCGGAGGTCAGGAGGTTCTTCGAGGGCAGGAAGGTGATAGTGGTGGAGAACAACGTAACCGGCCAGTTCGCCGATTTGCTCTGGAAGGAGCTCGGCGTTAAGGCAAACCACAGGGTTCTGAAGTACGACGGGAGGCCCTTCTCGGTCGAGGAGGTTCTTGAGGCCTTAAAGGGGGTGGTGGAATGA